A region from the Oreochromis niloticus isolate F11D_XX unplaced genomic scaffold, O_niloticus_UMD_NMBU tig00007030_pilon, whole genome shotgun sequence genome encodes:
- the LOC109199083 gene encoding matrin-3-like yields MADIKVVGKRRRELVGPEAKRSRAQSPCVVADFRLPQFNPNSPIGQEFVVPKSGFFCNICSVFCLNEKTAKELHCCSQKHYDNLQKYYEERRQRATKTLSHTSPGSVSD; encoded by the exons ATGGCCGACATTAAAG ttgtggGAAAACGCAGGAGGGAGCTTGTCGGACCTGAGGCAAAGCGATCTCGCGCTCAGTCTCCGTGTGTTGTAGCAGATTTCAGACTGCCTCAGTTCAACCCTAACAGCCCCATcg GTCAGGAGTTTGTGGTCCCTAAATCAGGATTTTTCTGTAACATCTGCTCTGTTTTCTGCCTGAATGAGAAGACCGCCAAGGAACTCCACTGCTGCAGCCAGAAACACTACGACAACCTGCAG aaGTATTATGAGGAACGTCGACAAAGAGCTACAAAGACTTTGTCTCACACGTCTCCAGGCTCCGTTTCTGACTGA